The proteins below are encoded in one region of Sulfolobus sp. A20:
- a CDS encoding cobalt-factor II C(20)-methyltransferase, with protein sequence MKKLYVIGLGPGDNELITVKAMKALSDVKTVFIPYSTGTNRSLAETIVKNYVSRDTKIVLLGFPMSKNVNDEVLREIGKRICEEMGEGESAFVTLGDPTLYSTFFRVKMPCNPDVEIIPGVSSITACASRAKLSLANAEDSIAIIPASRLDLIKKSKEFETIIILKANENLKELIEILGDDYDLLYAKRCFMKEERIVPLSMNVEDKDYFSMIIAIRRKGETR encoded by the coding sequence ATGAAAAAACTTTACGTTATAGGCTTAGGTCCAGGTGACAATGAACTAATTACAGTCAAAGCCATGAAAGCGCTATCTGATGTAAAAACAGTATTCATACCATATTCCACGGGTACGAATAGAAGTTTAGCTGAGACAATTGTTAAAAATTACGTTAGTCGAGATACAAAAATCGTTTTGTTAGGATTTCCAATGTCCAAGAACGTAAACGATGAAGTATTACGGGAAATAGGGAAGAGGATATGTGAAGAAATGGGTGAAGGAGAATCCGCCTTTGTTACATTAGGAGACCCAACTTTATATAGTACGTTTTTCAGGGTTAAAATGCCTTGTAACCCTGATGTAGAAATCATTCCTGGTGTTAGCTCAATAACCGCTTGTGCTTCAAGGGCTAAGTTGTCATTAGCAAATGCAGAAGATTCTATAGCAATCATCCCGGCATCAAGACTTGATTTAATTAAAAAATCTAAGGAATTTGAGACTATTATAATTCTTAAAGCTAATGAAAACCTCAAGGAATTAATAGAAATACTAGGTGATGATTATGATTTGCTTTACGCTAAGAGATGTTTCATGAAGGAAGAGAGAATTGTACCCTTGAGTATGAATGTAGAAGATAAAGATTATTTTTCTATGATTATCGCAATTAGGAGAAAAGGTGAAACTAGATGA